One Helianthus annuus cultivar XRQ/B chromosome 7, HanXRQr2.0-SUNRISE, whole genome shotgun sequence genomic region harbors:
- the LOC110869013 gene encoding abscisic acid receptor PYL4 gives MPSPIQIQRIHPTTTTPTTTTTVNHHKQPLPTTTIWRVPSSICIPEDLMHHHTHVVGPNRCSSVVVQTISAPVDIVWSVVRRFDNPQAYKHFLKSCHVILGDGDVGSLRKVHVVSGLPAGSSTERLEILDDERHVMSFSVVGGDHRLNNYRSVTTLHPSQCDGCTVVVESYVVDVPAENTKEETCVFVDTIVRCNMISLKQIAENLVKK, from the coding sequence ATGCCTTCTCCCATTCAGATTCAACGAATCCACCCTACAACCAccacacccaccaccaccaccaccgtcaaccACCACAAACAACCACTCCCCACAACCACAATATGGAGAGTACCATCATCTATATGCATCCCAGAAGACCTTATGCACCACCACACTCATGTCGTTGGTCCAAACAGATGCTCATCCGTAGTTGTCCAGACAATATCCGCACCAGTGGATATTGTCTGGTCTGTCGTCCGTAGGTTTGACAACCCGCAGGCGTACAAACACTTTCTCAAAAGTTGTCACGTGATTCTTGGTGATGGTGATGTCGGCAGTTTAAGAAAGGTACATGTTGTGTCTGGATTGCCAGCTGGATCCAGTACGGAGCGGTTGGAAATACTTGATGATGAGCGGCATGTTATGAGTTTTAGCGTTGTCGGTGGTGACCATCGGTTGAATAATTACCGATCTGTCACCACGCTGCACCCGTCGCAGTGCGACGGATGCACTGTTGTGGTGGAGTCGTATGTGGTGGATGTGCCTGCTGAGAATACTAAGGAGGAGACGTGTGTGTTTGTTGATACTATTGTTAGATGTAACATGATTTCGTTGAAGCAGATTGCGGAAAATCTGGTGAAGAAGTAG
- the LOC110869011 gene encoding uncharacterized protein LOC110869011 isoform X3: MAFLLFNQIEVESGGMELDVVLETVPEINEVVGNASHCSNSKSYPVGGVARRNAPVPPIEASEVGEPYDGQLSPAVVQKIREEVLCNGKWNEEDAYLETSSVLSYKLGDVIPVDARLLQGVDQDMEWREAKQTTTMVDFWKDGRHHSSVIKRHSTGTPSTSSGFPGEVMMK; encoded by the exons CTTTTGTTTAATCAGATTGAGGTGGAAAGTGGTGGTATG GAACTTGATGTTGTGCTTGAAACTGTTCCCGAGATTAACGAAGTGGTTGGCAATGCAAGTCACTGCAGTAACTCCAAATCATATCCA GTTGGAGGTGTAGCAAGAAGAAATGCTCCGGTTCCCCCCATAGAGGCAAGTGAAGTTGGTGAGCCGTATGATGGGCAACTATCTCCTGCGGTTGTACAAAAAATTCGTGAAGAA GTTTTATGCAATGGGAAATGGAATGAAGAGGATGCATACCTCGAGACATCATCAGTATTAAGCTATAAGCTAGGTGACGTTATTCCTGTCGATGCACGTCTGCTTCAAGGAGTTGATCAA GACATGGAATGGCGGGAGGCAAAGCAGACGACAACTATGGTTGATTTTTGGAAGGACGGCAGACATCACTCCAGCGTCATCAAGCGCCACTCCACCGGCACTCCATCGACTTCAAGCGGGTTTCCTGGAGAGGTAATGATGAAATAG